The DNA region tcgtttaatgataaatttttccaaacccctacTTAACGTGACGTTAATCTGCAGTGATTGGTCTGATTGGTctaattttaattgcatcatgCATATAAACGCCTGAAAAAGCAGTGtttggcccaatcccaattctattttataccccttccccttccccttccccttcccctacctcttccccttgtcccttaaaacagagtctcaaggggtaggggagaagatattcccctaaggattgggacaccactaccatgacgtcacatgtcatcattcgtcgtctagctcttacaatacacacatatactggtgtgctggtgtgcattagagcctttaattatcgttctgtattaatgagctgcttactgacacacaaacacatcagaaatcgcgcagctcacacatccaggagaaaataaacttgtcaacgctgccccacgacttttatttaatacagtttaaatactgaatcgctacattatattttccagcgacgagaggatacaatcgctgtttttaagtaaactcactctaaaaagataaacgaacAGATGTGATTACATGCAAcctcaatttctctctctctctctctctctctctctctctttttctctctcgatTAGGCaaaatttgagaaaatggtttagagaTTTCTAATTACTGGGGGGATTAGTCTACggtatcgccctgatcagacatatgctgtggcactatcatgcagtctgtaatcgctgacgttagcaaatattagcgatttttggcaaacatttctttgagtaacatgaccgctaatatgaactcacaattgaatttaacataaaacaaatgattacttttcgttaaaatctttatttatgccaaaaaagcttacatttatgtgtctttttgttcgctgtagcagccatgttgccgagataattcataccccttagtttgaagtgtggtcccgaaaaatctttgtttgaagggctatctggccctttcccttacccctacccctccaaccaaaagagaatcgagacacccctaccccttcacgtgaacgctcaaacggaggggtaggggaaaggggaagggctaaggggtagaattgggattgggcctttgtgaacgcagtgctgctttgtgtacaggtTTTTTTTGCTGCTCCAAAAGCGGCatctagtggcaaagaatgaatttgcattcatTTCAGACCAACacgaaaagaccaacaagtgggagAGGAATATGCTAATGTTTTATGTTGACATAAACGACtcatttcaatgattcagagtcgactctttctttagagagacaataactttatacttggtgcactttcagatttaaaacattgccggatgttttcattcacttacagctgtgttacacactgcatgaaaggtcattttcaaaaatccatgaTAGGGGCACTTTTAAGAATGAATAGCACTTTTGGCAAATACTGTTGAAAATGGTAAATACACACACCATGAAGACTCCAGCAATAGCAGTGGCCTGCAAAAgcctattgtttttatataaaaatgcaagTCTTTTCTATACAAATAGAAAAATTCACAGTGTCCTATAGAAGTTCATAGTGACCACATTGTTACGCTACGAATATAACAAAAAACGTATACGATTGTCTATGCACCTCTTGCACTATATTCAAGCCTTTtgaagccatacaatagctttgtgtgagaatcAGACCATGATTTACATCATTAAATGAGTCTTCCCATCCACAGAGCTGttcattaaaaacattgttaaaccagatcactgagtgagtgagtgagtgagtgagtaaactCATTAGGATAGTTCATTTTAACAAATTTTCAGTGCTTTTTGGCATTTAAAAGCTTTGGGTCCCATTGAATTTCATTATACCcacaaaaacagctgaaacattgTGACGTATtctggtctgttttttttttttttttgcaaaaggcCATCATATGACTTTTGAGAAGTTTGGAAGTATGGCAATTATAATGATTTTGATTCTGTAAACAGTTTTTGTGGTCACCTTCAGTACCTACCTGATGTGGAGGGAAGCACATGGAAATCTGAAATGACATCTGTAAAACAAAAGTGTGCTTCCAATTAATATCAACAACTTAATTGGAATTGTTAGAGATTAAAAGCAAAGATAGATGCATTACACGCCACACCAAATCCCTCACCTGCACAGACAGATCATCATGCAGTAATCTCTCGGGGGGATATGAGGCCGATCTTGGGGGAGGCCCGACAGGTGTTTCTGGTTCACTGATGCTCAAAGTGGGAGAGGAAGGTCTGGAACAAACTTTTTTTGGCGCAGCAGGTGATGCAGGGGTCAGGGTAATTTTAGGggctaatgttttattgttctcTCTCTTGGTTCCAGGGCTGCAGTTCTGGATGCCTGGCAATGAGCTAAGTGTCACGCGCTGGTCATCCAGTCGTCTGCTCTGACAGTTGGCCACCAGTCTGAAAAACTGCTCAGGATCTTCCACTGCATGCAACAAGCCAGTACAGTGTGGATATACATTAGGATTGcagcaatgcatttttttataacgAGCAGGTCATTCATAATAAGCAGACTTGGTCACCTGTTTGACTAGTGTTTGGCAAGGAGGACGGCTTTTTAAAGGGTTCAAATGAGCACCGCTGGTCATCCATTCGCCGTTGCTGTGCATGATGCACCAGGGAAAAAAGCTGGTCCTGATCAATGCAATTTTGTACCTAATACAGAGAAAGAAAACAATgtacatttcatttatatttggGGCTCAGCAGCATTCTACCTTCACAGGAAAATAGTTTGGTGACCATATTAAAACTTTCTATGTTAACAGACAGCATGACGCAGActtaacatgttttattttattttatttctattattattatttttgttttttaaagggaCTATGtaaaattttaacacaaatgttTCCATTTCATGCATTCTACCGGATTAAGCAAAAAGGCAAATTTTCATCCCAACAGGCAACTAACATTATTCAGAATGAACTGTGCTACAGTTGAATGCAGTCTGAATTGTGGCTGCTCACCTCGGAGGCAGGGCTGAATGTTTCCGATCTCTGGGCTGATTTAGAGGGTGAGCCTGATCCAGACAGGGATATGGGTTGAGATTGAGACTTCTTAGGGGGGGCAGGAGACCCCAGCTGGATATTGGGAGCATAGCATCGCTGATCATCTATCCGAGAGCCCTGCCAAAGAGACAATAATACAAGAGTGCATCGTTATCACAGAGTGCTTTTAAATTAATGATAGTCTATCCAGGCTTCTGTTTCTGGGCATGTACCAATTATAGAAACAGGAGAGCGCTAGTAAATGTTGATTAACATCTTAAAATAAGCCCCTTTTTTGCTGGCCTATATTTGGGCTCTTGCCCTTGTTAAAGCTGTGCATTTGTCTCACAAATGTATCATtcatcatttttttataaaacatgctGCAAATTATTTGTAGAAACCAggttacattttttatgattctttggtgaataattcaaaataacagcatttatttgaaatagaaatcttctattacattatacatgtctttactttaacttttgatcaatataatacatacttgctgaataaaacaataaataaaaatatagatttactGAGTCCAAACATGTGAAAGGGAACATATAATGCCTTTATAAATGATGAAGGCAACATCTCAGCATTTTACTCACCTGAATTCTGGAGACCATGCTGAAGAGGTGATCTGAATCCGCAGCAGTCATCCCACGAGGCGATGTGATCTCTGGCAGCTGGTTTAGCGTCGCCCGCTGGTCATCGAACCGCCGGCTTTGAGTGCTAGCAATGAGTTTAAAAAACTTCTCGACATCTTGATCTGGGTGTAGAGGAACAGAAACTGCACTGACTGGTTTGTTCTTTGATAAGTCATTACACATGACACACTTACCTGACTGGCTGTTCTCCATACGTCCAGGTGATAAAGGGTTAATTGAACAGCGTTGTTCATCCATACGTCTACTTTGTGCTTGACTAACTAGACACAACAGCTGATCCTGATCACGCTGATGGATTCAGAACAAGAATAACAGGCTTTTTGAGAAAAATATGGCTTAAGTATCTGAGGCTAGTGTAAATATAACATTCATACTCACTTGAAAACTTTCATAGTCCATTCTGTCCTTGTCTGATATAGGGTTGTATGAGGCTGATCTGGTTGTGAGAGTGTTGTAGGTGTCTGTATCAGCAGCAGTTGGAGGATTGTAGCTTGATCTTCTCATAGAGTCCTGGGCCCCGGGGGTCAGGCTCATTTTTGGAGGGTCGTGTTTCTTGAAACTCTACATGACAGGTAAACAAGTTCACTCTCAAACCTTTCTTATAGATatacactgatttaaaaaaaaagtataacctTAAACTAATCTTGCAGCATGCATTATATATTGTTTGGAAAACTCACATTAGCTTTGCTGACCAGGCTGCAAATCTGATCAAAGTTTGTCTTCAGTACACTTCCATCTTTCGGATCTTTGATGGTGAACGCCTCCATCCCTGGCAATGAGCTCAGTGCCACCCGCTGGTCGTCTAATCGCTGACTTTGACTCTTGACCAGGAACTGGAAAAAAGCATCTGGATCTGGTGCAGAACATGCggagaaaatacttttttaaggGAAGATGTCAATGCAACTGGTACATTTTGAGATTTTGGACTATTTCGCTATCAcaactagtggaaagaaaacatccaaaatacacactTGTTACATTACACTTTACtcatttgcatctgtagatttcaattacaacaTGTATTTAGAAATTAGTTTTCTCCTGCACTGAGccagaaatctccacttcagcagcacttaaatacaacattttattatatatatatatatatatatatatatatatattctaaacgtttatatcattcatgtctcttatttatgttatatttttttccctaaaacatgttttttctcCTGATTTATTAAGTGATAAATCCAAAGTCCCctgtgtaaaaacatttttactctaatatatgaaaaaattgaaacaaaaaattgaacctggctttatccaatgttcagatttctgttctgcAAATGTATGTTGATAAGTGCATGTTTAATTAGAAAATACCTAATTTTCATATTGAAATATAATACTTTAGAAAACATGTCATACacaaaaatggtctttgatcAGATGTGTAAGTATGGGGAACTTTACCATTTTTTTTCACTTAGTCTtgccttaataaataaatagcgcTAATAAAGAGCGTCGTTCAAAAGATCAGGGTGGAAGTAATTGAATTGGTGTTTTAATCCCAGTATCTGATCTGACCTGAGCTGTAGCTGTGAGTTTGTTGGTCTGTTGTTGGATCCGAGAAACCGCGCTGTTCTTCATCTATTCTTCCACGCTGAGCTTCACTAACCAGAGAAAACCTCTCGTCCTGCTCGACTGACACTCGCTGTCGAGACAACAACATCCGATTCACTTTTAACAGACAGTAGGCGCGAAAACCTACATTTGAAATTAAATCTGAAATTTAAAGATAAAAGTATCAAATACCTCCATTTTGTCCGCCACATACGTCATGTCCAATTCTACAATCTTCATCTGGATTTTCTTcttattaaaatgcaaatatcAGTGCATACTTCTTCAAAACGAGAATGAACATTTCTGTCATGCAGCGGTCGAGTAACGTACTTGTGCACAAACTTGTGAGCGAGCTTCTCTCTCGACTGAAGCGACGGATGGAGAGAGCTTTTAGAAGGTCTTAAGCTTTGAATATAACCCACCACAGCCATTAGGAAACATAGACGGGGGTCGTCTTTAATCCCAGATAAAACCAGTTAATCCTCTCCATCATAGCGCCAGGATCTTTTATCACGGGACAGTGACATCAATATCTCTCAGCAGCATCAGTCTGTGTTTGGGTTAATAACTCTATGGAACCGATTAATGGATTTCTGAAAATCAGAAGACAATGGGCTTAAATATTATGATCGTGATGTACAGGGAGAGTGACATTTCAATCAAGAGCTGAGGTACAGGGAGTGCAGTTGCAAAAGACCTGGAACTTTTAAAAGACTGTGAAATTAagtgcttaattttttttctttttttttttacaaaaatatgaattgttattcatatttttgggtgaaagtatgaAAGCATCAGAAAACATACTATACTAGTATATAAGTATACACGTACTATACTAAACAGTATGAGCTGTTTGCATTAATATTCAACCCTCTTATACATCTCGTCTAGGTACAGTTTCAAACAGGAAAcattacaaaatgttaaatatacaaAACTGACTacataaaattaatacaaaaaaaatgccAGAATGGGAACCCATATAGATGTACACATATCTAGACCATAAagatgtcttaaagggatagttcacccaaaaatgaaaatttgatgtttatctgccaacccccagggcatccaagatgtaagtCGAACagtagaaaacaaacaaagattttGAACTCAagctgttgcagtctgtcagtcttatgaTGGAAGTGGAtaggaatcacggctaaaacatacaataaacaaaacaaaaaaacatacgcaaacaaaaccaaattaaatcctGCGGCTCGTGATgacacattgatgtgtaaagacacaaaacgatcggaaGAGCAGTACTTACATAGTTTTATTTCTGATGCACTGCAGTGCCTGAACTGTCTCTGAGCGCCTCCTCAAAACACAGCCTGCAAGTGAGgcgtcttctttttcttcttcctctATGGCGGATCGCTGTACAATTTGAGAGAatggtggcagtaatgcacttatgaGTCTGCAATCTgttgtaaagcaagaagaagaagcctcACTTGCAGGCTGTGTTTTGAGGAGGCGCTCAGACAGTTCAGGCATTGCAGTGCATCAGACTCAGAGATAAAAAAACGAtgtactgttcagtttcttgcacaggccaatcgttttgtgtctttacacatcagtgtgtCATCAGGAtccgcagggtttaatttagttttgtttgcgtatgtttttttcttttattgtatgttttagccttgattcccatccacttacattttaagactgacagactgcaatgatCTGTGTTCTCAGTTTGTGTtgtactgaagaaacaaagtcacctacatattGGATGccttgggggtaagcagataaacatcacatttgcatttttaggtgaactacccCTATGTGTGAATTGCAACCCCCAACTCACACAATAGCTCAATCTTAAGTAATAGAAACATAACGGTTcattaataaatgtctttatacaCCTATGAAAGcataattatgtatattatattgcttctctgtaaatatattgttaaatattacacattgcgcCTTTAAGccaggactgcatttatttgatcaaaaatacaataaaacagtcacattgtgaaatgttattacaatttaaaatgtgttttctattacaatatattttaacatgtaatttattcctgtgatgcaaagctgaatttttatcagtcttcagtgtcacatgatcattcagaaattattctatgctgatttgctgcttaagaaatatttttaaatccatgttgaaaacaattgtgctaattaatatttttgtagaaactgcgATACCTTTCAGGATCAGAAAGTTCAAAACGTATAGATTTTTTTGACAGCATTTGAAATAGAACattataaatgcatccttgctgaataaaagtattgatttcttaaaaaaaaactggtcTACCTATATTAATCTATCATAAACAGAAAGCAAGAAGAAACTTGTTATAGTCAAGTATATGCAtaagcaaaatgtatttattatcattaacaTAGACGACAAGCAAAAATACCCAGTGAACCACATCCACCTATCTATGATATAACGTAACAGTAAAAGAAGAAAGTGCACAAGTTCAGAGcatgaataacaaaaataataataataatttatactgaGATGAAACATCTGATGCCTTCACCAACACAGAGGCAGAAAATATAACAAAACCCTGACTGTAGATTAAAAATAATAGCAGTATGATTAAAGCAGAAATCCAGTGTGATAATTTGTTACAGATGTCTTCAAATCAAAAAAAGATGCGAGGCAAGATTTAATCAACTGCACAATTATAAGCTTTTGGCAACAACTTCTCAAATAATTTCATTCATAcatggtcatatatatatatatataaaaagcttaTAATTGTGCAGTTGATTAAATCTTGCCTCGCATCTTTTTTTGATTTGaagacatctatatatatatatatatatatatatatatatatattcatatatataatttaaattaaacatcAGTCTTCcatagttttaatatatatatacaaacatatgcTACCAGTTTAGCTTGTGTAATTAAAATTACTACTTTAAAAGACAACAAATAATCAGTAAGCAAGATCTAAAATGTGTCTTTTTACTGGTCAGAGTATCAGGTTTCACATGAGTTCGGAGGGATGGGATCAAGCAATCTCTTCAGCGATGTACTGCTAAACAGGCGCAGACTGGTCCAAATTCTTCAGATCGTTCAGAAAGTTGGTTGGAGTCAGCATGTGAGACGATCCTGCAGAAGAAAATGATGTTTGACATTATAAACAACTCAgaaaacactaaataaatactGTGCTTTAAACTACGTAATATGCTGTACTGATAACAGAAGTCAATTCTTCTCACCAATCAGAACCTCCCATTTGCCCTCGGTGGCCCGGGACACTTCATAAGCAGAGCGCATCTCTGAATGCGTCATGCCACCAATCACAAAGATGATGAGGCGCGGGCCGCTGCGGTACTCTGTGGGAGCCTTGTTTTTGTGCCAGTGTCCGAACCGTGCGCTGCTGTAATAGGATTCAACAGTAACGTCAGACCACGTGCAAAGCATCTCGTCATTTGTAGCTTTGAAACCTCAACAGTTTAGAGCAAAAAAGATTCTGTTCATGGTTCATTCGTAATTTGTCCTCGGTGTGTGTCCAATTCTTAATTACAGAAGAGAATTagggccaagcaataataaaTGGAAAACAGGACAAACACTGTGTGGCAACAATGCAGGTAGAATACTTTTCAATCcacaaattaatatttacaatggatttactgtagtaacactaaacctaattaatacattattattaaacactcgttaagCAATTGATTTTCAATTTTCTGATTTGATACGTGATGAGAAGTTTAACAAAAGACAGACTACAGATACTCCTCCGTGTACTCTCCAACCCACCCCACTGCAGACACTGGATAACACCATCCAATGAGATGATATGAACATGACACAAGTGTGTTAATACTTGACTTTTTGCTCGAAATGTAATGagattttttcttgtaatttaacGAGTTTATTCTCTCCATGTTATTTACACTTTTTCTcataatttaaagggttagtttatccaaaaataaaaattaagccataaattactcgcCCTAGTCTTACTCTTTAAGACGAATTTCAATTGGAAttgcagttattttaaaaaaattatttaatctttCAAGCAGTTTGATGGCACTCAGCAGAtgttgcactgcatcggtcccaaagaagtttaataaaaactcatccattaaaaaagaaaagtgtctcacatggcccTGGGGGGTGAACAAGGGCCTCCTGTTGCaaatcgatgtgtttttgtaatattccgaacataataatcacttgaatctagcttgtgctcacaTTTGTAAATGAAGCAGTTCTGGGGGAATGATGTACGAGGTCAGCGCTGCGCATGCACTGCTCAGAAGTGACACACAGGGGAGAGATCAGAGCAAAACAATGGTCAccaattagaagtacaaaacgaggatttgtgaAGAAGAACGttggaggattttgatataagccaagaggagactggttttcctatgctaaagtaaggaaacttttacttcctttgctcctgttaacaaacattgGTTTTCACGACTGACCGGCGCATGCGCAacactgacctcatacgtcatgctCCCGGAACTGCTTCCGTTTTAAaactgtgagcgcaagctagattaaagtgattattactcATATTTCTCATAAAcctttaatgagtttattctcaacattttatttagacttttttcttgcaatttaacGTCTTTTTTCACGTAATTTAATGAGTTATTCTCAAaattttctgactttttttcctcaaaatgtgataattgaacatttaatgactttaatctcgaggtgttttttttatttttttattattgcttggccctAATCCCTTTCTGTACATAATACTAATAGAATTGTAAAAAGTAATGAAATTAGCCACATTGTTTAGAGTGTTCAATTAGTAATGCAAAACAATTCTAAAATAGAACATTAATAATGTTTGCTTTTCATTGGAATATCAGTGTATTTGCATGTCCACAAAAATCTTCTTCAACCTAGATAttgtttttcaatatttattcagTATTGTCAGCTCAGGTGACTGTTTACTCTAGAAGTCAAGAAACTGACAGTACAACAGCTGCATAATAATGTGTAAATAATGGGGTCGATCAGTAATGTCTCTAGAGTCTGTGCGGCTGTGAGCAGTGCTGGTACCCGACTGTGGTGTCTGTGGTTGTGGTGGAGATGGGGGCGGGATCAGACAGAAACGGCCACTGCTTCCTGTCACACTTGTCATCAATGATATTCTGCAGAGCCAAAGGAATTTAAATGAGAATAATTACATTCTTAACATGATTATAAAGCTATTACTGCCCGTGTTTCCTGACCTCCATCACATCTTTAAGGGCGGGTGTCCACCGGGAGAGCTGATACGTGGATTCTGTGCGCTCCTTCCTGTCAGACAGAGTCTTACCAGCATTAGCGCCCTGAAAGACAAGACAGAGAATATGTCAGTAATTTGATAACGTATTGATCTTTAGGCCTACACAGGTGCCTGGACAGTTATTTCCTATTAAGAAAATCAGTATAACTCCTATGTTCATGAATAAGGAAAGGAAAGACATAAGGAAATAAAGAAAGACATCTGCAGACTGCACTAGGGCCCATCCTCAGACGTCTGAGCGCCTCATCTTACCCCAGTAATGATGGGGCAGCCCAGGTGCTGCAGGTTGGTGATGATGTTCTTGTCCTGCTGCACGTTTGCGTGCTGGATGAGTTTTGTGAGGTTCTCTTCACCAATGCCTGTGTGTAATGAAGAATCACTTCCATTTATTTCATTAAGCAGTCTTAAATGAAGTCATTCATAAATGCAAGTGTTCATACCCTTCTTCTTATGGAAAATGTACAGCAGTATGATGCGGATTTTGTCGTAGGGTTTGATCTCGGTGTTGAGCAGAACAGGGACGATACTCTTCATAGCGTCTTTGATCTGTTCCCCCTCAGAATCTGTTCCCATGGCCAGGTCCTACAGAGGAAAGGTTTATTGACTATTTTAATTCATAATGCTTCATTGTACACAGTTTTTTAAGGTCGTGAATCATCCCTCAAACAATGAGTTCAGTGTTCAGACTCTGAAGCAATGGAGGCTCCAGTCATATCATACAGATATGAAAAATCCTGTAAAATTGGTCTGACAAAGTCCAACATTGTGGTGTTCATATTAGCAAAACGTGTGTGGTTGGTACGATTTTGaaagtttttaaaagaaatgtcttgttacatttaattgaaaaaaaaaaaaaatgtaaaaatttgtgctgtcaaacgattaatcgcgattaatcatccaaaagaaaaagaattgtctacataatgtgtgtgtactgtatatatatatatatatatatatatatatatatatatatatatatatatatatatatatatatatatatatatatatatatatatatatatatatatataatacacacacacagcatatatttagaaaatatttacacgtatagatttattatatataaatatatttaatatacaaatataaaatttttcttaatatatacatgcatgtgtttgtatttatatatacataataaatttacagtacacactcatattatgtaaacaaaaacttattttggatgcgattaatcgattGCCAGCATCAGtaaaagtttaaaatgtattcttattattaacatttaaaacagttcctgcttaatatttttgtggaaaccatcgtatttaatgaataaaaatttcaaaccgcatttttttatttttttaaacttctgtCATCGTTACGGTCACATTTGtccaatttaatacatccttgctgaaaaaaagtacaaacaaataataatggtttctttaaaaaaatcttactaccacaaaaatgtttgaatggtaAAGTTACAACTTGTTACATTATTTCTATAAATACCACAAAAAGCATCCAAAGTGAGTCAGGGATTAACACCAACCAATGAGAAACAAAACAATCCTGAAACTAAATCTCTATTCCAACATTTCTTTCGCCCCATTTGTTTGTTAcaacaaaatagtttttaaactacttcaaaaaaaaaatcatacaaaataACAGAATTATTCAAAGGAAACGAGGAAGCAAAATTATACATGTAATATCTTAATGCCCTGTAAGACATATCCAAAGCAAAACCATTAATGGTGTGAAATGTTCAGATTGTAAGGTATtaaactttttaaagtaatttatttattttgttaaaaaaccTGGAACCTGCCATTAGTCAGAGGCAGATGTTGAGGTAGATATTTACATAACAATTACATAAAAGAATTCAAATTTAAGTCATACGCATGCGAAAGTCTATCAAAATAGGAAGTAGTTGAGATTATCCATCAACAAGACACAAAGTGCTATAAATATGGCACGTAAAGAACTGCATCAGCTGCAGTCATGTCCAGTCGTTACCAGCTGGTTATAATACATCCACACAGAGCAATGCACTTAGTTAAACATAAAACCCTCCATCTGCTATAGATAAAACATGGAGATGGCTGTACAATGTCTAGCCATGTTGTTGGTACTTACAAAGATTATGCAGCAGCTTCCTGTGCATTATTTTACTTCGACAGGTCAAAGTTCAGCACGCAAGCTGTTGCATACATTTACAATAAGCAGCTTAGACAAAAGGAAAGATCGTTACGGACCCTCTGAACTGGACCCATAAAACAGTATAAATTGTGTTTTAAAGATGTTGATCCTATCACTAACATTTATGAaattcataaaatgaaataattcttCAGAAGTGATCAGATCTGGGTCTGAATCCAAACCAGGAAGCACTGACCTGTTCCACCTCACAAAGCTTGTCTACTAAGTTCTTGAACTTCTTCATGCAGGCATCAGCGAGGTTCAGATGGGTGGAGTACTGTCCAGAACACAGACAAAAAGTTGAAGACCTTGAGATGAAGACTTTAAGGGGAAAAGGAAGACGTGTTATGTGAGAAGACGTACCAGGCTCAGTTCTTTCTGGTACTGTGGCATCTTCTTCAGCATCTTAGACAGATCTTTAATGTCGGCCTGAGGGATGAAGGAGTATGAATTAGGAACAAAACAGagtttaatagtaaatatatG from Carassius carassius chromosome 1, fCarCar2.1, whole genome shotgun sequence includes:
- the LOC132123258 gene encoding uncharacterized protein LOC132123258 isoform X1; amino-acid sequence: MKIVELDMTYVADKMERVSVEQDERFSLVSEAQRGRIDEEQRGFSDPTTDQQTHSYSSDPDAFFQFLVKSQSQRLDDQRVALSSLPGMEAFTIKDPKDGSVLKTNFDQICSLVSKANSFKKHDPPKMSLTPGAQDSMRRSSYNPPTAADTDTYNTLTTRSASYNPISDKDRMDYESFQRDQDQLLCLVSQAQSRRMDEQRCSINPLSPGRMENSQSGKCVMCNDLSKNKPVSAVSVPLHPDQDVEKFFKLIASTQSRRFDDQRATLNQLPEITSPRGMTAADSDHLFSMVSRIQGSRIDDQRCYAPNIQLGSPAPPKKSQSQPISLSGSGSPSKSAQRSETFSPASEVQNCIDQDQLFSLVHHAQQRRMDDQRCSFEPFKKPSSLPNTSQTVEDPEQFFRLVANCQSRRLDDQRVTLSSLPGIQNCSPGTKRENNKTLAPKITLTPASPAAPKKVCSRPSSPTLSISEPETPVGPPPRSASYPPERLLHDDLSVQMSFQISMCFPPHQTHGPDNQPCPYPEIFLTVGQQGEAIVIPLSPTPGRPLSLNVNPPGQHCSRSASPHRSPARQGHSRPSSPHPGNTASLMGPYEDYISLNQRVYTTQNNVRDRAELNKEAKKGKGKSGGKKEKKEGSKEKRR
- the LOC132123258 gene encoding uncharacterized protein LOC132123258 isoform X2, which encodes MKIVELDMTYVADKMERVSVEQDERFSLVSEAQRGRIDEEQRGFSDPTTDQQTHSYSSDPDAFFQFLVKSQSQRLDDQRVALSSLPGMEAFTIKDPKDGSVLKTNFDQICSLVSKANSFKKHDPPKMSLTPGAQDSMRRSSYNPPTAADTDTYNTLTTRSASYNPISDKDRMDYESFQRDQDQLLCLVSQAQSRRMDEQRCSINPLSPGRMENSQSDQDVEKFFKLIASTQSRRFDDQRATLNQLPEITSPRGMTAADSDHLFSMVSRIQGSRIDDQRCYAPNIQLGSPAPPKKSQSQPISLSGSGSPSKSAQRSETFSPASEVQNCIDQDQLFSLVHHAQQRRMDDQRCSFEPFKKPSSLPNTSQTVEDPEQFFRLVANCQSRRLDDQRVTLSSLPGIQNCSPGTKRENNKTLAPKITLTPASPAAPKKVCSRPSSPTLSISEPETPVGPPPRSASYPPERLLHDDLSVQMSFQISMCFPPHQTHGPDNQPCPYPEIFLTVGQQGEAIVIPLSPTPGRPLSLNVNPPGQHCSRSASPHRSPARQGHSRPSSPHPGNTASLMGPYEDYISLNQRVYTTQNNVRDRAELNKEAKKGKGKSGGKKEKKEGSKEKRR